A single Prevotella sp. E15-22 DNA region contains:
- a CDS encoding N-acetyltransferase codes for MGKIEIVTVTNRKQLRQFIQFYYDLYRGNEYAVPYLFFDEMSTLQRSKNPSFECCESEYFMAFRDGKMVGRVAAIINRRANERWNINQVRFGWFDFIDDIEVSAALLKAVEDWGRAKGMNEMAGPLGFIDTDREGMLVEGFEELSTMYVNYNYPYYPQHMEQLGGFRKDNDYMEYLVKVPEVVPDKFAKIADMITRRYGLQVRHFTSHELQKEGWGRKVFELVNATYKNLYGYSQLSDRQIDKLVNDYIKIADTNLITAVMDGDEMIGFGVTFPSFSRALQKTRDGRLFPFGWWQLLRILKWHKTDTVDLLLIGVLPEYRQKGANSLIFNDLIQQFQRYGFRYAEAMPQMEDNEAVRSQWQYLESRQHRRHRCYRKDL; via the coding sequence ATGGGTAAAATTGAGATAGTAACAGTAACTAACCGAAAGCAGTTACGACAGTTTATTCAGTTCTACTACGACCTCTATCGTGGCAATGAGTATGCCGTTCCCTATTTGTTCTTCGACGAGATGTCTACCCTTCAGCGCAGTAAGAACCCCTCGTTCGAGTGCTGCGAGTCGGAGTATTTCATGGCCTTTCGTGATGGCAAGATGGTGGGCCGCGTGGCTGCTATCATCAACAGACGCGCCAACGAGCGATGGAACATCAACCAGGTGCGCTTCGGTTGGTTCGACTTCATCGACGATATCGAGGTGTCGGCTGCGCTGCTTAAGGCCGTTGAGGACTGGGGCCGCGCCAAGGGCATGAACGAGATGGCTGGTCCGTTAGGATTCATCGATACCGACCGCGAAGGCATGCTGGTGGAGGGTTTCGAGGAACTGTCTACGATGTATGTGAACTACAACTATCCCTACTATCCTCAGCACATGGAGCAGTTGGGCGGCTTCCGCAAGGACAACGACTATATGGAATATCTGGTTAAGGTGCCTGAGGTGGTGCCCGATAAGTTTGCCAAGATTGCCGACATGATTACGCGTCGCTATGGCCTGCAGGTTCGCCATTTTACCAGTCACGAACTGCAAAAAGAGGGCTGGGGCCGCAAGGTCTTCGAGTTGGTCAATGCCACCTATAAGAACCTCTACGGCTATTCGCAACTTTCAGACCGCCAGATAGACAAGCTGGTGAACGACTATATCAAGATTGCCGATACCAACCTCATCACCGCTGTGATGGATGGCGACGAGATGATTGGCTTCGGTGTTACCTTCCCCTCGTTCTCACGTGCATTGCAGAAGACGCGCGACGGTCGTCTGTTCCCCTTCGGCTGGTGGCAGCTGCTGCGCATCCTGAAGTGGCACAAGACCGACACCGTCGACCTCCTGTTGATAGGCGTGCTGCCTGAGTATCGCCAGAAGGGTGCCAACTCACTCATCTTCAACGACCTTATCCAGCAGTTCCAGCGCTACGGCTTCCGCTATGCCGAGGCCATGCCTCAGATGGAGGATAACGAGGCTGTCCGCTCGCAGTGGCAGTACTTGGAGAGTCGCCAGCATCGCCGTCACCGCTGCTATAGAAAGGATCTTTAA
- a CDS encoding MFS transporter, translating into MTQDKLWNRNYCKVMAANFSLFFAFYVLTPLLPLYLSEHFGATKDVIGLVLSGYTITALVVRPFSGYVVDTFPRKTVLMVCFSAFAIFFAGYLAASSLLLFTIVRTLHGGPFGALTVANSTVAIDVLPSSRRTEGIGYYGLSNNLAMAIAPTVGIFIYKFTNSFELIFWLALAVACAGWLTDATVKTKQPTSNRQKDDCNAKNKPQTLSWDRFFLLRGWLLGLNMVAFGFSFGVLSNYLAIYGKEVMGITGGTGTYFMLCSVGLILSRLQGGKALRQGRLTFNAGSGMVISLVGYTLFILMPTLNQLSLVSYQWSIIIGYYGSALLIGLGNGHMWPAFQNMTICVASNNQRGTANSTILISWDIGMGLGILLGGVISELMSYSAAFWTVVLINASGVALFFMATKSFFLKRNLNASVH; encoded by the coding sequence ATGACACAAGACAAACTTTGGAACCGCAACTACTGCAAGGTGATGGCAGCCAACTTCTCGTTGTTCTTCGCCTTCTATGTGCTGACACCACTGCTGCCACTCTACCTGAGTGAGCACTTCGGTGCTACCAAGGACGTGATAGGCCTGGTACTTTCTGGCTATACCATCACGGCGCTGGTGGTGCGCCCGTTCAGTGGCTATGTGGTCGACACCTTTCCTCGCAAGACTGTGCTGATGGTGTGCTTCTCGGCCTTCGCCATCTTCTTTGCTGGCTATCTGGCAGCCTCGTCGCTCCTTCTGTTCACCATCGTGAGAACACTGCATGGCGGGCCCTTCGGAGCACTGACAGTGGCCAACTCAACCGTGGCCATCGACGTACTGCCCAGCAGCAGACGAACGGAGGGCATCGGCTATTATGGATTGTCGAACAACCTGGCAATGGCCATCGCACCCACGGTGGGCATCTTCATCTATAAGTTCACTAACAGCTTTGAGTTGATCTTCTGGCTGGCGCTGGCTGTGGCCTGTGCCGGTTGGCTCACTGATGCCACGGTGAAGACCAAACAGCCGACATCCAATCGACAGAAGGACGACTGCAATGCTAAGAACAAGCCGCAGACCCTTTCATGGGACCGCTTCTTTCTGCTGCGTGGCTGGCTTCTGGGTCTGAACATGGTGGCCTTTGGCTTCAGCTTTGGTGTACTGAGCAACTATCTGGCTATCTATGGCAAGGAGGTGATGGGCATTACTGGCGGCACAGGTACCTACTTCATGCTGTGCAGTGTGGGACTGATCCTTTCGCGCCTGCAGGGAGGAAAGGCCTTGCGACAGGGACGTCTGACGTTTAATGCTGGTAGCGGCATGGTGATTTCTTTAGTGGGCTATACCTTATTTATACTGATGCCCACGCTCAACCAACTGTCATTGGTCAGTTATCAATGGTCCATTATCATTGGCTACTATGGCTCGGCACTGCTCATTGGCCTGGGTAATGGTCATATGTGGCCTGCCTTCCAGAACATGACCATCTGCGTGGCCAGCAACAACCAGCGAGGCACTGCCAACAGCACCATCCTCATCTCGTGGGACATCGGCATGGGACTGGGCATCCTTTTGGGTGGTGTCATCTCAGAGTTGATGAGCTATTCTGCCGCCTTCTGGACGGTTGTGCTGATCAACGCATCAGGTGTGGCCCTGTTCTTCATGGCCACCAAGAGTTTCTTCTTGAAGAGAAACCTGAACGCCTCAGTGCATTAA
- a CDS encoding amidophosphoribosyltransferase: MGGFFGTISTKDCVNDLFYGTDYNSHLGTKRAGLVTFDKEKGFSRSIHSLERDYFRSKFEDELHEFAGNQGLGVISDTDPQPIIINSHLGRYAVVTVAKINNLREIADELLAQRMHLSEQSANNLNQTELVALLINMGSTFVEGINMVYRKIKGSCSMLILTEDGIIAARDVLGRTPIVIGKKEVHKMSPIGTDDWEKAYAVSSETTSFPNLDYKPVRDLGPGEIVRLHADSFEVLQPAFKRCQICSFLWVYYGFPASCYEGINTEYVREKNGRMMGERDDIEADLVCGIPDSGVGMALGYAEGSGIPYKRAVLKYTPTWPRSFTPGNQSRRDLVAKMKLIPNAALLKDQRVVFCDDSIVRGTQLRDNAREFVQNGAKEVHVRISCPPLVYGCPFIGFTNSKSDLELITRRIIRDFEGDDKAKLDKYAQTDSPEYKRMVDEIARRLGLTSLKFARIEDLIESIGLPKSQVCTHCFDGSSYDQQGDGEFFG; this comes from the coding sequence ATGGGCGGATTTTTCGGAACCATTTCCACTAAAGACTGCGTAAACGACTTGTTTTACGGCACTGACTACAATTCTCATCTTGGTACAAAACGAGCTGGTCTTGTGACCTTCGACAAAGAAAAGGGCTTTAGCCGTAGCATCCACTCGTTGGAGCGCGACTATTTCCGCTCAAAGTTTGAAGACGAGCTTCACGAGTTTGCTGGCAATCAGGGCCTGGGCGTCATCAGCGACACCGATCCCCAGCCCATCATCATCAACTCGCATCTGGGTCGTTATGCGGTGGTCACCGTAGCAAAGATCAACAACCTGCGCGAGATTGCCGACGAGCTCCTGGCGCAGCGCATGCATCTGAGCGAGCAGAGCGCTAACAACCTGAATCAGACAGAGCTTGTGGCTTTGCTTATTAACATGGGAAGTACATTCGTAGAGGGCATCAACATGGTATACCGCAAGATTAAAGGTTCATGTTCGATGCTCATTTTGACTGAAGACGGTATCATTGCCGCTCGTGATGTGCTGGGTCGTACGCCTATTGTCATCGGAAAGAAAGAAGTGCATAAGATGTCACCCATCGGTACTGATGACTGGGAGAAAGCCTATGCCGTGAGCAGCGAGACCACCAGCTTTCCCAACCTTGATTACAAACCCGTGCGCGACCTTGGTCCTGGTGAGATTGTGCGCCTGCATGCCGATAGCTTCGAGGTACTGCAGCCTGCCTTCAAACGTTGCCAGATTTGTTCGTTCCTCTGGGTTTACTATGGCTTCCCCGCTTCTTGTTATGAAGGCATCAATACAGAATATGTACGCGAGAAGAACGGTCGCATGATGGGCGAGCGCGATGATATCGAGGCCGACCTGGTGTGTGGCATTCCCGATTCTGGCGTTGGTATGGCCCTGGGTTATGCCGAAGGTTCTGGTATCCCCTATAAGCGTGCCGTGCTGAAGTACACACCCACCTGGCCACGTTCGTTTACTCCTGGCAATCAGAGTCGTCGTGACCTTGTGGCCAAGATGAAACTCATTCCCAATGCAGCCCTGCTGAAGGACCAGCGCGTGGTGTTCTGCGACGACTCTATCGTTCGTGGCACGCAGTTGCGCGACAATGCCCGCGAGTTTGTTCAGAACGGTGCCAAGGAGGTACACGTGCGTATCTCATGTCCGCCTCTGGTCTATGGCTGTCCGTTCATCGGCTTTACCAACAGCAAGAGCGACCTTGAGCTCATCACCCGTCGTATCATTCGCGACTTCGAGGGCGACGACAAGGCGAAGCTCGATAAGTATGCACAGACCGACTCGCCCGAGTATAAGCGCATGGTCGATGAGATTGCGCGCCGTCTGGGTCTCACCTCACTGAAGTTCGCCCGTATCGAGGACCTCATCGAGTCAATCGGTCTGCCTAAGAGTCAGGTGTGCACCCATTGCTTCGATGGCAGCAGCTACGACCAGCAGGGTGATGGCGAGTTCTTTGGATAA
- a CDS encoding RNA polymerase sigma factor, with the protein MTREVFIAHVEREQEALRSFLLALCCGNKGEADDLAQDTLVKAYLSSAGYQDKGRFRSWLFKIAHNTFLNHKASLRSTESIDEARLLVSNATSDSGFAYQSLYLALRTLPPKERSAITLFYLTGYNIKEIAAITEASEDAVKKQLSRGRDKLQAQLKMNHGK; encoded by the coding sequence GTGACTCGCGAAGTTTTTATAGCACATGTGGAGCGTGAGCAAGAGGCCCTTCGAAGTTTCTTGCTCGCCCTCTGTTGTGGCAATAAAGGCGAGGCTGACGACCTGGCGCAGGACACGCTGGTGAAGGCCTACCTCTCGTCGGCAGGCTATCAGGACAAAGGGCGCTTTCGCTCTTGGCTCTTCAAGATTGCCCACAACACCTTCCTTAATCATAAGGCCAGCCTGCGCTCCACGGAGAGTATTGACGAGGCACGCCTGCTTGTCAGTAATGCCACATCCGACTCAGGTTTTGCCTACCAATCCCTCTATCTGGCTTTGCGCACCCTGCCACCCAAGGAACGCTCGGCCATCACCTTGTTCTATCTCACTGGCTATAACATCAAGGAGATAGCCGCCATCACAGAAGCCTCGGAGGATGCCGTCAAGAAGCAACTCTCGCGAGGACGCGACAAGTTGCAGGCGCAGTTGAAAATGAATCATGGAAAATAA